The uncultured Fretibacterium sp. sequence GGATGTCCGTCCAGGGGAGCGGGTTGCCGTTCTGGGGCACAACGGCTCCGGAAAATCGACGCTCGTCAGGATTCTGGGCGCTCTGCAAGCTCCTTTGCAGGGTGCCTGTTTCATTTCTGGCCGGGATGTCCGGGAGATCCCCTTTGAGGAACTGCACGCGAAGGTGGGGGTCGTCTTCCAGAACCCGGAAAGCCAGATTGTGGCCGCCGTCGTGGAGGACGACGTCGCCTTCGCCCCCGAGAATCAGGGACTGCCCCCACCGGAGATCGAGGAGCGGGTGGCCTGGGCCCTGGAACGCGTGGGGATGGCGCACAAACGTTCCTCCCCGGTCTCGGCCCTCTCGGGCGGCGAGAAACAGAGGGTGGCCCTGGCGGGGGCGCTGGCCTCGAGGGCCGAATGCCTTGTCCTGGACGAGCCCACCGCGATGCTGGACCCCGAAGGACGCCTCGAGGTCGCCGGGGTGCTGCGCGCCATCCATGCGTCCGGGACGGCCCTCGTGCAGGTGACGCACCAGTTGGAGTGCCTCGAGGACGCCGACCGGATCCTTGTCCTCTCGAAGGGGCGATGGCTCTGGCAGGGGGATGCGCGTGACTTCTGGCCGGATGCGGAGCGGCTTGGCTTCGAGCTTCCTCCGCTGCGCCGCCTGGCCGCCCGTCTGGGGGCGAGGGGGGTATCGGTTCCCTCCCCCACGGTCGAGGGCGTCACATCTGCGGTTGCGGCGAGTCTTCCGGGCCGGTCCGCCTCGTCCCCGCCACCGGCCGATCGGCCCTCCGTCCCCGAGCTCCCGGCCCTTCTGGAGGTTCGGGACCTGTCCTTCCGCTTCGATGCCCCCTCGCCCGAGACGCCCCTCATATTGGACGGCGTCGACGCGCTTTTTCCTCGAGGGGCGTGGACCGCGGTGGTCGGACGCACCGGCAGCGGAAAATCGACGCTGGTCCAGCACCTGAACGGCCTCTACAAGGTGCAGTCGGGGCGGATACTCATCGAGGGCTCGCCCCTTCCTCAGGCGGGCGAGGACCTGCATCGGCTTCGCAGGAGGGTGGGGCTCGTCTTTCAGACCCCCGAGGATCAGCTCTTCTGTCCGACGGTGCGGGAGGAGCTCTCCTTCGCCCCGGCCAACGCCGGCTTCGAGGACGATCGTCTGGAGCAGGCGGTCCGTTCGGCCATCTCCGATGTGGGGCTGAACGATGATTTCCTCCTCCGCAACCCTCTGGCCCTGTCGGGGGGGGAGCGCCGTCTGGTGGCCATCGCCTCCGTGCTCGCCGCCGATCCGGAGTGCCTTATCCTCGACGAGCCGACGGCCGGGCTCGACGCGGCCTACCGGAGGAGGATCCTCTGCCTTTTATCGGACCTGAGGCGATGCGGGCGGACGGTCATCACCATCACCCACGACCTCGAGATGGCCTTCGGGTGCTGCGACCGGCTGCTCGTCATGGATTCCGGAAGGACGGTGGGGGAGGGCGGGGTGGGGACGGCTCTGCCCTTGCTGATGCAGGCGCTGAGTTCCCCGGTGTGGCCGGAGGTGCTCCAGGTCTCCGACCGGCTGCGTGCGCGCTG is a genomic window containing:
- a CDS encoding energy-coupling factor transporter ATPase, with protein sequence MSSPKNAPLLSLRSVVFSYDGTRRVLDGISLDVRPGERVAVLGHNGSGKSTLVRILGALQAPLQGACFISGRDVREIPFEELHAKVGVVFQNPESQIVAAVVEDDVAFAPENQGLPPPEIEERVAWALERVGMAHKRSSPVSALSGGEKQRVALAGALASRAECLVLDEPTAMLDPEGRLEVAGVLRAIHASGTALVQVTHQLECLEDADRILVLSKGRWLWQGDARDFWPDAERLGFELPPLRRLAARLGARGVSVPSPTVEGVTSAVAASLPGRSASSPPPADRPSVPELPALLEVRDLSFRFDAPSPETPLILDGVDALFPRGAWTAVVGRTGSGKSTLVQHLNGLYKVQSGRILIEGSPLPQAGEDLHRLRRRVGLVFQTPEDQLFCPTVREELSFAPANAGFEDDRLEQAVRSAISDVGLNDDFLLRNPLALSGGERRLVAIASVLAADPECLILDEPTAGLDAAYRRRILCLLSDLRRCGRTVITITHDLEMAFGCCDRLLVMDSGRTVGEGGVGTALPLLMQALSSPVWPEVLQVSDRLRARCGSVPLTWDPDVLLRAIETAIKY